One stretch of Streptomyces sp. MMBL 11-1 DNA includes these proteins:
- the sodN gene encoding superoxide dismutase, Ni, producing MLSRLFAPKVKVSAHCDLPCGVYDPAQARIEAESVKAVQEKYQANEDADFRTRAVLIKEQRAELAKHHISVLWSDYFKPPHFEKYPELHQLVNDTLKALSAAKGSNDPKTGQKALDLIAEVDRIFWETKKA from the coding sequence ATGCTTTCCCGCCTGTTTGCCCCCAAGGTGAAGGTCAGCGCCCACTGCGACCTGCCCTGCGGCGTGTACGACCCGGCCCAGGCCCGCATCGAGGCCGAGTCGGTCAAGGCCGTCCAGGAGAAGTACCAGGCCAACGAGGACGCGGACTTCCGCACCCGCGCGGTCCTGATCAAGGAACAGCGCGCCGAGCTCGCGAAGCACCACATCTCGGTGCTCTGGAGCGACTACTTCAAGCCCCCGCACTTCGAGAAGTACCCGGAGCTGCACCAGCTGGTCAACGACACCCTGAAGGCGCTCTCCGCGGCCAAGGGCTCGAACGACCCGAAGACGGGCCAGAAGGCCCTGGACCTCATCGCCGAGGTCGACCGGATCTTCTGGGAGACCAAGAAGGCTTGA
- a CDS encoding class I SAM-dependent methyltransferase, which translates to MTETATGTDWQSWQESWDRQQEWYMPDREERFRVMLDMVEAVVGPEPRVLDLACGTGSITDRLLKRFPNATSTGVDLDPALLAIARGTFDGDDRVSFVTADLKDPDWTARLPHTSYDAVLTATALHWLHTGPLATLYGQIGGLVRDGGVFMNADHMIDPATPRINAAERAHRHAAMDRAKAAGALDWADWWAVAAKDPVLAAPTAERFAIYGEHADGDMPSADWHARTLLASGFGEARAVWASPSDTLVLAVK; encoded by the coding sequence GTGACGGAGACGGCTACGGGCACCGACTGGCAGTCCTGGCAGGAGAGCTGGGACCGCCAACAGGAGTGGTACATGCCCGACCGCGAGGAGCGGTTCCGGGTGATGCTGGACATGGTCGAGGCGGTCGTCGGACCGGAACCGCGGGTGCTCGACCTCGCGTGCGGTACGGGAAGTATTACGGACCGGCTCCTCAAGCGGTTCCCGAACGCCACGAGCACCGGAGTCGATCTCGATCCCGCGCTCCTGGCGATCGCCCGCGGCACCTTCGACGGCGACGACCGGGTCTCCTTCGTCACCGCCGATCTCAAGGACCCCGACTGGACGGCGCGCCTGCCCCACACCTCGTACGACGCCGTCCTCACCGCCACCGCCCTGCACTGGCTGCACACCGGTCCGCTCGCCACGCTGTACGGGCAGATCGGCGGCCTTGTCCGGGACGGCGGGGTGTTCATGAACGCCGACCACATGATCGACCCGGCCACGCCCCGCATCAACGCCGCCGAACGCGCCCACCGGCACGCCGCGATGGACCGGGCCAAGGCCGCCGGGGCGCTGGACTGGGCCGACTGGTGGGCCGTCGCCGCGAAGGACCCCGTCCTGGCCGCGCCCACCGCCGAGCGGTTCGCGATCTACGGCGAGCACGCGGACGGCGACATGCCCTCCGCCGACTGGCACGCCCGCACCCTGCTGGCCTCCGGCTTCGGTGAGGCCCGCGCGGTCTGGGCGTCCCCCTCGGACACCCTGGTCCTCGCCGTGAAGTAG
- a CDS encoding SigE family RNA polymerase sigma factor, with product MRADDDAALHDFVEGRRTALFRSAYLLCGDRHEAEDLVQSTLVKVVLGGRRHGRLDNIEAYARKTLVNTFIASRRRFWRRERAYGELPDRPGSAADTDTGLVVREALARLTVRQRAVLVLRYWEDLSVEATAEALGMRTNTVKSHTARGLAALRAGMAEELV from the coding sequence ATGCGGGCCGATGACGACGCCGCACTGCACGACTTCGTGGAGGGCAGACGTACCGCGCTGTTCCGCAGCGCCTACCTGCTCTGTGGCGACCGGCACGAGGCCGAGGACCTCGTCCAGAGCACCCTGGTCAAGGTCGTCCTCGGCGGCCGGCGGCACGGACGGCTCGACAACATCGAGGCGTACGCCCGTAAGACGCTGGTCAACACGTTCATCGCGAGCCGGCGGCGGTTCTGGCGGCGGGAGCGGGCGTACGGCGAACTGCCCGACCGCCCGGGGAGCGCGGCCGACACGGACACCGGCCTGGTCGTCAGAGAGGCGCTCGCCCGGCTCACGGTCAGGCAGCGGGCGGTGCTGGTGCTCCGCTACTGGGAGGACCTGAGCGTGGAGGCCACGGCCGAGGCGCTCGGGATGCGGACGAACACGGTCAAGAGCCACACGGCTCGGGGCCTGGCGGCGCTGCGCGCCGGGATGGCGGAGGAATTGGTATGA
- a CDS encoding sensor histidine kinase: protein MGAVTSSRAVRLRAAVRRLPRALYEELWAAPVDRVPRMGEPSAPVWRPVFLVLLVITAVGVAVIRTVELTPYGASVSGLAVLVAVAQSAALVAGMIRPVGAWWAATALAFVAVLVTVASFPSYHPVYPGPVAAYPAPFAGAALQGGALFLLALRVRPRRASAALAISLALALFVALRTPPLPHVSPAVAVLVLVTALALGTALRSLRLARKDLVVQAELTAEERARRTLLEERNRIARELHDVVAHHMSVISIQAQVAPHLVEHPTEELRENLTGIRENALEALTELRRVLGVLRSEEAPSQSARHAPQPGLDGLDGLLATVRSAGLAVTRSTTGDPRPLPPGVELSAYRIVQEALSNVMRHAPSASAEVVIGHRPAGLTVRVVNSPPDHPAAPSPGVRHGLLGMRERAAMLGGELATGPTPDGGWEVTAILPTRTETTEDAP from the coding sequence GTGGGGGCGGTGACGTCATCGAGGGCGGTACGGCTGCGGGCGGCGGTGCGCCGTCTGCCGCGCGCCCTGTACGAGGAGCTGTGGGCCGCGCCGGTCGACCGGGTGCCCCGCATGGGAGAGCCGAGCGCGCCGGTGTGGCGCCCGGTGTTCCTGGTACTGCTGGTGATCACCGCGGTCGGCGTCGCGGTGATCCGTACCGTCGAACTCACCCCGTACGGCGCCTCGGTGAGCGGCCTGGCGGTACTGGTGGCCGTTGCCCAGTCCGCGGCGCTGGTGGCCGGGATGATCCGTCCGGTGGGCGCCTGGTGGGCGGCGACCGCGCTGGCGTTCGTGGCCGTGCTCGTCACCGTGGCCTCCTTCCCCTCGTACCACCCCGTGTACCCGGGCCCCGTGGCCGCGTACCCCGCCCCGTTCGCGGGGGCGGCGCTCCAGGGCGGTGCGTTGTTCCTGCTGGCGCTGCGGGTCCGGCCCCGCCGCGCGTCGGCCGCGCTGGCGATCTCGCTGGCTCTGGCGCTGTTCGTCGCCCTGCGCACGCCGCCGCTGCCGCATGTGAGCCCGGCGGTGGCCGTACTCGTGCTCGTCACCGCCCTGGCCCTCGGCACCGCGCTGCGCAGCCTGCGCCTGGCCCGCAAGGACCTCGTCGTGCAGGCGGAGCTGACCGCCGAGGAGCGGGCCCGGCGCACTCTGCTGGAGGAGCGCAACCGGATCGCCCGCGAGCTGCACGACGTGGTCGCCCACCACATGTCCGTGATCTCCATCCAGGCGCAGGTCGCCCCGCACCTGGTGGAGCACCCCACCGAGGAGCTGCGGGAGAATCTGACCGGCATCCGGGAGAACGCCCTGGAAGCCCTCACCGAGCTGCGCAGGGTGCTGGGCGTCCTGCGCTCGGAGGAGGCCCCGTCGCAGAGTGCGCGGCACGCCCCGCAGCCGGGCCTCGACGGCCTCGACGGCCTGCTCGCCACGGTGCGCTCGGCCGGTCTCGCCGTCACCCGGTCCACGACCGGCGACCCCCGCCCCCTCCCGCCGGGCGTCGAGCTGTCCGCGTACCGCATCGTGCAGGAGGCGCTGAGCAACGTGATGCGCCACGCGCCCAGCGCGAGCGCCGAGGTGGTGATCGGCCACCGGCCCGCCGGGCTGACCGTCCGGGTCGTCAACTCGCCGCCGGACCACCCGGCGGCACCCTCCCCGGGCGTACGCCACGGCCTGCTCGGGATGCGCGAACGCGCGGCGATGCTCGGCGGTGAGCTGGCCACCGGCCCCACGCCCGACGGCGGCTGGGAAGTCACCGCGATCCTGCCCACCCGCACCGAGACGACCGAGGACGCCCCATGA
- a CDS encoding amino acid ABC transporter ATP-binding protein → MTTPMVKAEGVHKSFGAAHILKGIDLEVAPREVFCLIGPSGSGKSTFLRCINHLEKINAGRLSVDGELVGYRQKGDKLYELRDSEVALQRRDIGMVFQRFNLFPHMTAIENVMEAPVQVKGEAKAVARARAEKLLDRVGLSDKAGNYPTQLSGGQQQRVAIARALAMEPKLMLFDEPTSALDPELVGDVLDVMRGLAEDGMTMIVVTHEMGFAREVGDALVFMDDGVVVESGHPRDVLTDPQHDRTKSFLSKVL, encoded by the coding sequence ATGACCACCCCCATGGTGAAGGCCGAGGGCGTCCACAAGTCCTTCGGCGCCGCCCACATCCTCAAGGGCATCGACCTGGAGGTCGCCCCGCGTGAGGTGTTCTGCCTCATCGGCCCGTCCGGCTCCGGCAAGTCGACCTTCCTGCGGTGCATCAACCACCTGGAGAAGATCAACGCCGGCCGGCTCTCGGTCGACGGCGAACTGGTCGGCTACCGGCAGAAGGGCGACAAGCTCTACGAGCTGCGGGACAGCGAGGTCGCCCTCCAGCGCCGGGACATCGGCATGGTGTTCCAGCGCTTCAACCTCTTCCCGCACATGACGGCCATCGAGAACGTCATGGAGGCACCGGTCCAGGTCAAGGGCGAGGCCAAGGCCGTGGCCCGGGCCCGCGCCGAGAAGCTGCTGGACCGGGTGGGCCTCTCCGACAAGGCGGGGAACTATCCCACCCAGCTCTCCGGCGGGCAGCAGCAGCGGGTGGCCATCGCCCGTGCGCTGGCGATGGAGCCGAAGCTGATGCTCTTCGACGAGCCGACGTCCGCGCTCGACCCGGAGCTGGTCGGCGACGTCCTCGACGTCATGCGCGGCCTGGCCGAGGACGGCATGACAATGATCGTCGTCACCCACGAGATGGGCTTCGCCCGCGAGGTGGGCGACGCGCTGGTCTTCATGGACGACGGCGTGGTGGTCGAGTCGGGCCACCCGCGCGACGTGCTGACCGACCCGCAGCACGACCGGACGAAGTCGTTCCTGTCCAAGGTGCTGTAG
- a CDS encoding alpha/beta hydrolase: MPDRPRRPRRLRALLAALVTFAVAVPVSGAARPAAVPAPAPTAHGPLRDAGQAALARRYAVSRQDIRAAEREARGHGDLGRAASLREMAAPGRQFLAFDGRDGGRTTEVVGELSAARRIAVLVPGAGVGLDAYWRLRRDARALHRELGEGAAVVAWLGYRTPAAVSPAALTTGRADGAAPGLRTLVDGLRAVRPAARISLLCHSYGSVICARSAPGTAADALVLYGSPGVGARDAAALRTGARVWAGRGGGDWIARVPHVRVRVPFVATVGFGTDPVADRFGAEVFDAGDGGHSDYLLPGSRSLTNLARIAAGAEPLGASR; this comes from the coding sequence ATGCCCGACCGCCCGCGCAGACCTCGTCGGCTCCGCGCCCTGCTCGCCGCCCTCGTCACCTTCGCGGTGGCCGTGCCGGTGTCCGGAGCGGCCCGGCCCGCCGCCGTGCCCGCCCCCGCGCCGACCGCTCACGGGCCGCTGCGGGACGCGGGGCAGGCGGCGCTCGCCCGGCGGTACGCGGTGAGCCGGCAGGACATCCGGGCGGCCGAGCGGGAGGCCCGGGGGCACGGGGATCTCGGCCGGGCGGCCTCGCTGCGGGAGATGGCCGCGCCGGGGAGGCAGTTCCTCGCGTTCGACGGGCGGGACGGCGGCCGGACCACGGAGGTCGTCGGGGAGTTGTCCGCGGCCCGGCGGATCGCGGTGCTGGTGCCCGGTGCGGGCGTCGGGCTGGACGCGTACTGGCGGCTGCGGCGCGATGCCAGGGCTCTGCACCGGGAGTTGGGCGAGGGCGCGGCCGTCGTCGCCTGGCTCGGCTACCGTACGCCCGCGGCCGTGAGCCCGGCCGCGCTGACCACCGGGCGGGCCGACGGGGCCGCGCCGGGGCTGCGCACACTGGTGGACGGGCTGCGCGCGGTGCGGCCCGCCGCCCGGATCAGCCTGCTGTGCCACTCGTACGGTTCGGTGATCTGCGCCCGGTCCGCGCCGGGGACGGCGGCCGACGCCCTCGTCCTCTACGGCAGCCCCGGGGTCGGAGCCCGGGACGCCGCCGCGCTGCGCACCGGGGCGCGGGTGTGGGCGGGCCGGGGCGGCGGGGACTGGATCGCCCGGGTGCCCCATGTCCGGGTGCGGGTGCCGTTCGTCGCGACGGTCGGCTTCGGGACCGATCCGGTGGCGGACCGCTTCGGGGCCGAGGTGTTCGACGCGGGCGACGGCGGCCACAGCGACTATCTGCTGCCCGGTTCGCGCTCCTTGACCAACCTGGCCCGGATCGCGGCGGGCGCCGAACCGCTGGGAGCCTCCCGATGA
- a CDS encoding CGNR zinc finger domain-containing protein: MELAYYSDYAVRLVNTEEPARNKDALTSVEAVRELFGANQQAARRTTDADVTRFRSVRARLRAVFDAADGGDETLAVDLLNSLLLEFPVSPQISGHDVRDQDGRPDWHMHLADHPSNATAGYAAIAAMGLAFHLTEHGVDRLGLCEAAPCRNAYLDTSTNRSRRYCSDRCATRANVAAYRARKREEAERTGRSAETAQPSTAVTDR; encoded by the coding sequence GTGGAACTGGCCTATTACTCGGACTACGCCGTGCGCCTGGTCAACACCGAGGAGCCGGCCCGCAACAAGGACGCCCTCACCTCCGTCGAGGCGGTCCGGGAGCTGTTCGGAGCGAATCAGCAGGCGGCGCGGCGGACGACGGACGCGGACGTGACCCGGTTCCGTTCCGTACGGGCGCGGCTGCGGGCGGTCTTCGACGCGGCGGACGGCGGCGACGAGACGCTCGCGGTCGACCTGCTGAACTCGCTGCTGCTGGAGTTCCCGGTGAGCCCGCAGATCTCCGGGCACGACGTACGCGACCAGGACGGCAGGCCGGACTGGCACATGCACCTGGCCGACCACCCGTCGAACGCGACCGCCGGCTACGCGGCCATCGCGGCGATGGGCCTGGCCTTCCACCTCACCGAGCACGGCGTGGACCGCCTCGGCCTGTGCGAGGCGGCGCCGTGCCGCAACGCCTACCTGGACACCTCCACCAACCGCTCCAGGCGCTACTGCTCGGACCGCTGCGCGACCCGCGCCAACGTGGCCGCCTACCGGGCCCGCAAGCGCGAGGAGGCCGAGCGCACCGGCCGCAGCGCGGAGACCGCCCAGCCCAGCACCGCCGTCACCGACCGCTGA
- a CDS encoding alpha/beta fold hydrolase yields the protein MERFVEVAPGVRLWAEEHGAPDAPALLLVMGAQASGLGWPDELVELLAARHRVIRYDHRDTGRSTWAFDERPYPLTTLAEDAVAVLDAFGVERAHVVGMSLGGMLTQLLIADHPERLLSATVFGTRALSSVPYTAPDGVRVPPEQLPGVAPALLELWSRPVEELGPEAELERRVEHWRALGGGLIPFDADHARALERRIIEHTGHHRAGSAHARADYSGMDRTEQLARTRVPALVVSALAEPVFPPPHAEHLVQAIRGARLVEIPGMGHALPREVLAPLAAAVLEHTGRA from the coding sequence ATGGAACGCTTCGTCGAAGTCGCCCCCGGCGTACGCCTCTGGGCGGAGGAACACGGTGCTCCCGACGCCCCCGCCCTGCTGCTGGTCATGGGCGCGCAGGCGTCCGGGCTCGGCTGGCCCGACGAGCTGGTGGAGCTGCTCGCCGCCCGGCACCGTGTGATCCGTTACGACCACCGGGACACCGGCCGGTCCACCTGGGCCTTCGACGAGCGGCCCTACCCGCTCACCACGCTGGCCGAGGACGCCGTCGCCGTGCTCGACGCGTTCGGCGTGGAGCGGGCGCATGTCGTGGGGATGTCTCTGGGCGGCATGCTCACCCAGCTCCTGATCGCCGACCACCCCGAACGGCTCCTGAGCGCGACGGTGTTCGGGACGAGAGCGCTCAGCTCCGTCCCGTACACCGCCCCGGACGGCGTCCGCGTTCCGCCCGAGCAGCTCCCCGGCGTCGCGCCCGCACTGCTGGAGCTGTGGTCCCGGCCGGTCGAGGAGCTGGGTCCTGAGGCCGAGTTGGAGCGGCGCGTGGAGCACTGGCGGGCGCTCGGGGGCGGCCTGATCCCCTTCGACGCCGACCACGCCCGGGCCCTGGAGCGCCGGATCATCGAGCACACCGGGCATCACCGTGCCGGCTCCGCGCACGCCCGCGCCGACTACTCCGGGATGGACCGCACCGAGCAGCTCGCCCGGACCCGCGTGCCCGCCCTGGTCGTCTCGGCCCTCGCCGAACCCGTCTTCCCGCCCCCGCACGCCGAACACCTCGTCCAGGCGATCCGCGGCGCGCGGCTCGTCGAGATCCCGGGCATGGGCCACGCGCTCCCCCGCGAGGTTCTCGCCCCGCTCGCCGCCGCCGTCCTGGAGCACACCGGCCGCGCCTGA
- a CDS encoding acyltransferase family protein yields the protein MTGLVARIEAATPPGRDRAVDALRALAILGVVGGHWLVTALVTDSGTVRGASPLTYLPELHPVSWVFQTLAVFFLVGGQVAAGSWASARQRGVPYGRWVRGRLGRLFRPVAAVLVVWALAAASMLVAGVGDATVRALVKLVWSPLWFLLVFAALTALTPLVARLHPLWPLVVVLHVDLVRLGLGGPRELEWINVVAGWLVPYCLGALVARGGMRGRAGRWALLLAGAGAAVALVRWAGYPAAMVGVPGGRMSNLDPPSLAAVAFGLAQCGAALLLLGPLRRALRRPAVWAVVAVVNLSAMTVFLWHQTAMIIVTTGASLIADAPLAGLHTVPDGAGWVLARLLWLPVFALALLVCWAAFRGYEQNGRPPGGGSLVVRESLRETSPERKGHARRA from the coding sequence ATGACCGGTCTGGTCGCACGGATCGAGGCCGCCACCCCGCCCGGCCGCGACCGCGCCGTCGACGCCCTGCGGGCCCTGGCGATCCTCGGCGTGGTGGGCGGGCACTGGCTGGTGACCGCGCTGGTCACCGACAGCGGCACGGTGCGCGGGGCGAGCCCGCTGACGTATCTGCCCGAACTCCACCCGGTCTCCTGGGTGTTCCAGACCCTCGCGGTGTTCTTCCTGGTGGGCGGGCAGGTGGCGGCGGGGAGTTGGGCCTCGGCCCGGCAGCGCGGCGTGCCGTACGGGCGGTGGGTGCGCGGCCGGCTGGGGCGCCTGTTCCGGCCGGTGGCGGCGGTCCTCGTGGTGTGGGCGCTCGCGGCGGCCTCGATGCTGGTGGCCGGGGTGGGTGACGCGACGGTCCGCGCGCTGGTCAAGCTGGTCTGGTCCCCGCTGTGGTTCCTGCTGGTCTTCGCCGCGCTGACCGCGCTGACTCCCCTGGTGGCGCGGCTCCACCCGCTGTGGCCGCTCGTGGTGGTGCTCCACGTCGACCTCGTACGTCTGGGTCTCGGCGGTCCCCGTGAGCTGGAGTGGATCAACGTGGTCGCGGGCTGGCTGGTGCCCTACTGCCTGGGGGCGCTGGTGGCCCGGGGCGGGATGCGCGGCCGGGCGGGCCGCTGGGCGCTGCTGCTCGCCGGCGCGGGGGCGGCCGTCGCGCTCGTGCGGTGGGCCGGGTATCCGGCTGCCATGGTCGGCGTTCCGGGAGGCCGGATGTCCAATCTGGATCCGCCGAGCCTGGCCGCCGTGGCGTTCGGCCTGGCGCAGTGCGGGGCGGCGCTGCTGCTGCTCGGGCCCCTGCGCCGGGCGCTGCGGAGGCCCGCGGTCTGGGCGGTGGTGGCGGTGGTGAACCTGTCGGCGATGACCGTCTTCCTGTGGCACCAGACCGCGATGATCATCGTGACGACGGGTGCGTCGCTGATCGCGGACGCCCCGCTGGCGGGGCTGCACACCGTGCCCGACGGCGCCGGGTGGGTGCTCGCCCGGTTGCTGTGGCTGCCGGTGTTCGCGCTGGCCCTGCTGGTGTGCTGGGCCGCGTTCCGGGGTTACGAGCAGAACGGGCGGCCCCCCGGCGGGGGCTCCCTCGTCGTACGGGAGTCCCTGCGGGAGACCTCCCCCGAGCGGAAGGGACACGCACGTCGTGCCTAG
- a CDS encoding amino acid ABC transporter permease — protein MTDKFDKTPAGSPAGPVSVSKGATPAPENIKAIPVRHAGRWISGVVVIGLLVALGYAFSQGNIQWHAVGDKLFDSTVVAGAGRTLLISVLAMVLGVILGVVLAVMRLSKNPVTSWVAWLYIWFFRGTPVYVQLLLWFNLALIFPVLNIPFIYKDEMTDVMTPFMCALLGLALNEAAYMAEICRAGIQSVDEGQTEASHALGMTQGKTMRRVVLPQALRVIIPPTGNEFINMLKTSSLVYAVTYNELLRSTSQIGSTSYAVMEMLFVASIWYIVMTSVFSVGQYYLERRFARGSLRSLPLTPLQRVKVNLAAFSNRPSGGVSA, from the coding sequence ATGACTGACAAGTTCGACAAGACACCCGCCGGTTCACCGGCCGGCCCGGTGTCCGTCTCCAAGGGCGCCACCCCGGCCCCGGAGAACATCAAGGCCATCCCGGTCCGCCACGCCGGCCGCTGGATCAGCGGCGTCGTGGTCATCGGCCTCCTCGTCGCCCTCGGGTACGCCTTCTCGCAGGGCAACATCCAGTGGCACGCCGTGGGCGACAAGCTGTTCGACAGCACGGTCGTCGCCGGTGCGGGTCGCACTCTGCTGATCAGCGTCCTCGCGATGGTGCTCGGCGTGATCCTCGGCGTCGTACTGGCCGTGATGCGGTTGTCGAAGAACCCGGTCACCAGCTGGGTGGCCTGGCTGTACATCTGGTTCTTCCGCGGCACCCCGGTCTACGTACAGCTGCTGCTCTGGTTCAACCTGGCGCTGATCTTCCCGGTCCTGAACATCCCGTTCATCTACAAGGACGAGATGACGGACGTCATGACCCCGTTCATGTGCGCCCTGCTGGGGCTCGCGCTGAACGAGGCCGCCTACATGGCGGAGATCTGCCGGGCCGGCATCCAGTCGGTCGACGAGGGCCAGACCGAGGCCTCGCACGCGCTGGGCATGACCCAGGGCAAGACCATGCGCCGCGTGGTCCTCCCGCAGGCGCTGCGCGTGATCATCCCGCCGACCGGCAACGAGTTCATCAACATGCTGAAGACCTCGTCGCTCGTCTACGCCGTCACGTACAACGAACTGCTCCGCTCCACCTCGCAGATCGGCTCCACGTCGTACGCGGTGATGGAGATGCTGTTCGTCGCGTCCATCTGGTACATCGTCATGACCAGCGTGTTCAGCGTCGGCCAGTACTACCTGGAGCGCCGCTTCGCCCGCGGTTCGCTGCGCTCGCTGCCGCTCACGCCGTTGCAGCGCGTCAAGGTCAACCTCGCCGCGTTCAGCAACCGGCCCTCCGGAGGTGTCTCCGCATGA
- the sodX gene encoding nickel-type superoxide dismutase maturation protease produces MPERRQVSGGGRVTRRPLRVVEVTGPSMVPTLYHGDLLLVQYGAPVSPGDVVILRHPFQQDLLVVKRATERRPGGWWVRGDNTFAGGDSTDYGTVPEELVLARVRARYRPLAKGQRSVTAVLGWAVSALRPVRSASSRLRAR; encoded by the coding sequence ATGCCGGAGAGGCGACAGGTGTCCGGAGGCGGGCGGGTGACGCGGCGTCCGCTGCGGGTGGTGGAGGTGACGGGTCCCTCGATGGTGCCCACGCTCTACCACGGCGACCTGCTGCTCGTGCAGTACGGGGCGCCCGTGAGCCCCGGTGACGTGGTGATCCTGCGGCACCCCTTCCAGCAGGACCTGCTGGTGGTCAAGCGGGCCACCGAGCGGCGGCCCGGCGGCTGGTGGGTGCGGGGCGACAACACCTTCGCGGGCGGGGACAGCACCGACTACGGGACCGTGCCGGAGGAGCTGGTGCTGGCCCGGGTACGGGCCCGCTACCGGCCCCTGGCGAAGGGTCAGCGGTCGGTGACGGCGGTGCTGGGCTGGGCGGTCTCCGCGCTGCGGCCGGTGCGCTCGGCCTCCTCGCGCTTGCGGGCCCGGTAG